One window of Athalia rosae chromosome 4, iyAthRosa1.1, whole genome shotgun sequence genomic DNA carries:
- the LOC105687476 gene encoding uncharacterized protein LOC105687476 isoform X2 — translation MRVLFEMLFIAGTIFAGAVVVAYPNPRYGRSYRSGGAAGWPKPTKNYNAEYIHPTLVSDEEKSNDDVFGHLSLPNDDDTGNYMGSLEVELIPMESSNYDENKLESDDEAVYYEDESDYNSLYDKDDLKERFGDLFGSSEEDDREKEDFSLQEIHSLEDKNDSTDEYFDYLSEERTGDYSKGARDASFPLEIVDSRSETDP, via the exons ATGAGGGTGTTATTCGAAATGCTTTTTATCGCCGGTACGATTTTCGCCGGTGCAGTCGTGGTGGCTTATCCTAATCCTCGTTACGGCCGGAGTTACCGATCCGGCGGTGCAGCTGGCTGGCCAAAAccgacgaaaaattataacgccGAATACATACATCCCACCCTGGTATCCGACGAGGAAAAGTCTAATGACG ATGTGTTTGGTCATCTCAGTTTACCGAATGACGATGATACTGGAAACTACATGGGATCACTTGAGG TGGAGCTGATTCCAATGGAATCTTCGAattatgatgaaaataaacttGAAAGTGACGACGAAGCTGTATACTACGAGGACGAAAGCGACTACAATTCACTGTACGATAAGGATGATC TCAAAGAGAGGTTCGGTGACTTATTCGGTTCGTCGGAAGAGGATGACCGAGAAAAAGAGGATTTTTCATTGCAAGAAATCCACAGCCTTGAGGATAAAAACGACAGCACGGACGAATATTTCG ATTATCTTTCGGAGGAGAGGACTGGAGATTATTCAAAAGGTGCGCGCGATGCAAGTTTCCCCTTG GAAATCGTCGATTCACGAAGTGAAACCGATCCGTAg
- the LOC105687476 gene encoding uncharacterized protein LOC105687476 isoform X1: MRVLFEMLFIAGTIFAGAVVVAYPNPRYGRSYRSGGAAGWPKPTKNYNAEYIHPTLVSDEEKSNDDVFGHLSLPNDDDTGNYMGSLEVELIPMESSNYDENKLESDDEAVYYEDESDYNSLYDKDDLKERFGDLFGSSEEDDREKEDFSLQEIHSLEDKNDSTDEYFDYLSEERTGDYSKGARDASFPLVNKPSPRTCDFICSLRENSDERTLTVDDYICHCF, encoded by the exons ATGAGGGTGTTATTCGAAATGCTTTTTATCGCCGGTACGATTTTCGCCGGTGCAGTCGTGGTGGCTTATCCTAATCCTCGTTACGGCCGGAGTTACCGATCCGGCGGTGCAGCTGGCTGGCCAAAAccgacgaaaaattataacgccGAATACATACATCCCACCCTGGTATCCGACGAGGAAAAGTCTAATGACG ATGTGTTTGGTCATCTCAGTTTACCGAATGACGATGATACTGGAAACTACATGGGATCACTTGAGG TGGAGCTGATTCCAATGGAATCTTCGAattatgatgaaaataaacttGAAAGTGACGACGAAGCTGTATACTACGAGGACGAAAGCGACTACAATTCACTGTACGATAAGGATGATC TCAAAGAGAGGTTCGGTGACTTATTCGGTTCGTCGGAAGAGGATGACCGAGAAAAAGAGGATTTTTCATTGCAAGAAATCCACAGCCTTGAGGATAAAAACGACAGCACGGACGAATATTTCG ATTATCTTTCGGAGGAGAGGACTGGAGATTATTCAAAAGGTGCGCGCGATGCAAGTTTCCCCTTGGTAAATAAACCCAGCCCCCGCACTTGCGATTTCATTTGCTCATTACGTGAAAATTCGGACGAAAGAACGCTGACAGTCGATGATTACATCTGTCATTGTTTCTAG